One Acanthochromis polyacanthus isolate Apoly-LR-REF ecotype Palm Island chromosome 6, KAUST_Apoly_ChrSc, whole genome shotgun sequence DNA segment encodes these proteins:
- the col9a3 gene encoding collagen alpha-3(IX) chain isoform X2: MVLQAKTDPQEMQVKLDLLGHLDLLGRPGAAGLPGTNGLPGGVGPQGPAGAEGLPGLPGPPGPDGLPGLPGTLHDLNGDLLCPAICPPGLSGPPGMPGFKGHTGHKGDKGEPGKDGERGDAGPPGPPGISGTVGLQGPRGLRGLQGPMGAVGDRGLPGFRGKPGIAGIIGKTGDAGEKGPQGFRGPKGEIGKIGPKGAPGGAGPKGEPGIPGRDGKDGTPGLDGEKGDAGRHGVVGEKGPNGLPGLQGKAGAKGSKGEVGDPGKAGETGPSGEPGIPGEIGIPGERGIAGPRGVAGGIGPAGNPGPQGVKGFQGVKGALGDPGLPGPTGIRGEFGDRGPVGAYGAKGDMGVAGSDGLPGENGEPGPFGPVGQKGESGKRGELGPKGVAGPQGELGARGPPGKQGLIGFQGEQGLPGIAGKTGIPGKLASEQHIRELCGSMIDDQIAQLAANLRRPLAPGMVGRPGPAGPAGSPGVAGSIGHPGARGPPGYRGLPGELGDPGPRGDVGEAGDKGSTGKAIDGPTGDQGYQGLPGVPGIVKDGRDGSPGDPGEPGEPGRVGRTGHQGPPGICDTSACQGASVAGKTSNPKNH; the protein is encoded by the exons ATGGTCCTGCAGGCAAAGACGGACCCGCAGGAGATGCA GGTGAAGTTGGACCTCCTGGGCCACCTGGACCTCCT AGGGAGACCAGGAGCTGCA GGACTTCCTGGAACCAACGGGTTGCCAGGCGGAGTCGGACCCCAGGGTCCAGCG GGTGCTGAGGGTCTTCCAGGACTTCCTGGACCTCCAGGCCCTGATGGACTCCCA GGTCTTCCTGGTACTCTTCATGATCTTAATGGTGACCTTCTG TGCCCTGCAATCTGCCCCCCTGGTCTCTCTGGTCCTCCCGGGATGCCAGGATTCAAG GGCCACACCGGGCACAAAGGAGACAAAGGAGAGCCTGGAAAAGATGGAGAGAGA GGTGATGCTGGTCCACCAGGTCCACCAGGTATTTCTGGCACTGTGGGTCTGCAG GGCCCACGTGGTTTGAGAGGCCTACAAGGGCCAATGGGAGCTGTAGGCGATAGA GGCCTCCCGGGCTTCAGAGGCAAGCCTGGCATTGCTGGCATCATTGGAAAGACA GGTGATGCTGGAGAAAAAGGACCACAGGGATTCAGAGGACCCAAAGGAGAAATT GGTAAAATTGGTCCCAAAGGAGCTCCTGGAGGAGCAGGACCCAAAGGAGAGCCT GGTATTCCTGGCAGAGATGGGAAAGATGGTACACCAGGGCTGGATGGCGAGAAG GGTGATGCTGGACGCCATGGGGTAGTTGGAGAGAAAGGACCGAACGGGCTCCCT GGTCTTCAAGGAAAGGCTGGTGCAAAGGGATCTAAAGGAGAAGTT GGTGATCCAGGGAAAGCTGGGGAGACAGGACCCTCTGGAGAGCCAGGTATTCCT GGTGAGATCGGGATCCCAGGTGAGAGGGGAATCGCAGGCCCCAGAGGAGTGGCT GGAGGTATTGGACCAGCGGGAAACCCTGGGCCTCAGGGAGTGAAAGGCTTCCAG GGAGTCAAAGGTGCTTTGGGGGATCCAGGTCTTCCAGGACCAACAGGAATCCGAGGAGAGTTTGGTGACAGG GGTCCAGTCGGAGCTTATGGAGCTAAAGGAGACATG GGTGTGGCAGGAAGTGATGGTTTACCAGGAGAGAACGGAGAACCT GGTCCTTTTGGGCCAGTTGGACAAAAAGGAGAG TCTGGGAAGCGGGGTGAGCTGGGACCTAAAGGCGTGGCAGGTCCTCAAGGAGAGCTCGGTGCAAGAGGCCCTCCAGGAAAACAAGGACTAATCGGCTTTCAAGGGGAACAGGGTCTGCCTGGAATTGCAGGAAAGACAGGCATACCT GGTAAACTGGCAAGTGAGCAGCACATAAGAGAGCTGTGTGGCTCAATGATCGATG ATCAGATTGCACAGCTGGCCGCTAACCTGCGAAGACCGCTGGCACCAGGAATGGTGGGCCGCCCCGGACCTGCTGGGCCTGCAGGAAGCCCAGGAGTAGCTGGCTCTATTGGGCATCCAGGTGCACGTGGACCACCCGGGTACAGAGGTCTGCCAGGAGAACTTGGAGATCCTGGTCCCAGAG GTGATGTTGGTGAAGCAGGTGATAAGGGATCTACTGGCAAAGCCATTGATGGGCCAACTGGAGACCAAGGATACCAAG GTCTTCCTGGAGTACCTGGAATTGTCAAAGATGGTCGTGATGGATCTCCAGGAGATCCAGGTGAGCCTGGAGAGCCAGGCAGGGTAGGTAGGACTGGGCACCAGGGACCACCTGGAATCTGTGACACATCAGCCTGCCAGGGAGCATCAGTTGCCGGGAAAACCTCCAACCCTAAAAACCATTAA
- the LOC110948299 gene encoding transcription factor-like 5 protein isoform X1 produces the protein MSFSTASKTIHVPSSSREQTCDSVGLILSQGGCLTYDQGQMLGSELGLMEMSEVEYSHLQHLIQADMEAQARRPHCPDARSYPAAVVVKDVPESAVICPFTATQAIDLSTSSDDHCLVMPGQRTPASYGDVPGFVLAKIRGEESTSEVLANSSKTSQKRSGSAARVCLEKRFNTVSADTPRQQDIQSAVLSNFLTVLKQTAGAVIHPQKQKWMKTVKADCFKVSTSYAGSDFEPVTNICGQVIAHMVEPNKHQGVIIPKTLVLNFQPDRVVATAQYTSSSNPAEEQKMTKTEKDNATLAAFRSLCSTQSFQPKAARAATCSSGDPRGGARKRTFPRLSPGERRGRHNIKERERRKKIRLCCDELNMMVPFCGSETDKATTLQWTTAFLRYINKMYGDTFKEEFEKVFTCETGVLLKSISPSGQDPIQQDMEKTLSVAAEQ, from the exons ATGTCCTTTTCTACAGCTTCTAAAACCATCCATGTGCCATCCTCATCCAGAGAGCAGACCTGTGACTCTGTTGGGCTGATTTTGAGCCAAGGTGGGTGTTTGACCTACGATCAGGGGCAGATGTTGGGTTCAGAGCTTGGTCTGATGGAGATGTCAGAGGTTGAATATTCACACCTTCAGCACCTCATCCAAGCAGACATGGAGGCCCAGGCCAGGCGTCCACATTGTCCAGACGCCAGATCCTACCCAGCTGCTGTCGTGGTTAAAGACGTCCCTGAATCCGCAGTGATTTGTCCATTCACTGCCACTCAAGCTATTGACCTGTCTACTTCCAGTGATGACCACTGTCTGGTGATGCCAGGACAAAGGACACCAGCCTCTTATGGAGATGTCCCTGGTTTTGTGCTCGCCAAAATCAGAGGTGAAGAAAGCACGAGTGAAGTACTTGCCAACAGCAGTAAAACTTCACAGAAGAGAAGTGGATCAGCTGCCAGAGTTTGCTTGGAGAAAAGATTTAACACAGTGTCTGCTGACACCCCAAGGCAGCAAGATATTCAGTCTGCAGTTCTTAGCAA ttttttgacaGTACTTAAGCAGACAGCAGGGGCAGTCATACATCCCCAAAAGCAGAAGTGGATGAAAACCGTCAAAGCAGATTGTTTTAAGGTTTCTACCTCATATGCAGGCAGTGATTTTGAGCCTGTCACCAACATATGTGGGCAG GTAATTGCCCACATGGTGGAACCTAATAAACATCAGGGTGTAATCATTCCAAAGACACTTGTGTTGAATTTTCAGCCAGACAGGGTTGTTGCAACAGCTCAGTATACCAGCAGCAGCAACCCAGCAGAAGAGCAGAAGATGACGAAGACTGAAA AGGATAATGCGACACTTGCTGCTTTTAGGAGTCTTTGTAGCACACAAAGCTTTCAACCAAAGGCTGCTAGAGCTGCCACATGCTCATCTGGAGATCCACGGGGCGGCGCCAGGAAAAGAACTTTCCCTCGTCTGTCCCCCGGTGAGCGCCGAGGGAGACACAACATTAAGGAGAGGGAACGCAG GAAGAAGATTCGTTTGTGCTGCGATGAGCTGAACATGATGGTGCCGTTCTgtggctcagaaacagacaaaGCCACCACGCTGCAGTGGACCACGGCCTTCTTGAGATACATCAATAAGATGTATGGCGACACCTTCAAAGAG GAGTTTGAGAAGGTCTTCACTTGTGAGACAGGAGTCCTTCTTAAATCCATATCTCCTTCAGGTCAGGACCCAATCCAGCAGGACATGGAGAAGACACTTTCCGTTGCAGCAGAGCAATGA
- the LOC110948299 gene encoding transcription factor-like 5 protein isoform X4, whose protein sequence is MCKSVSNFVLYAHVYFIEDNATLAAFRSLCSTQSFQPKAARAATCSSGDPRGGARKRTFPRLSPGERRGRHNIKERERRKKIRLCCDELNMMVPFCGSETDKATTLQWTTAFLRYINKMYGDTFKEEFEKVFTCETGVLLKSISPSGQDPIQQDMEKTLSVAAEQ, encoded by the exons ATGTGCAAGTCTGTGTCTAACTTTGTCTTATATGCTCATGTTTATTTCATAGAGGATAATGCGACACTTGCTGCTTTTAGGAGTCTTTGTAGCACACAAAGCTTTCAACCAAAGGCTGCTAGAGCTGCCACATGCTCATCTGGAGATCCACGGGGCGGCGCCAGGAAAAGAACTTTCCCTCGTCTGTCCCCCGGTGAGCGCCGAGGGAGACACAACATTAAGGAGAGGGAACGCAG GAAGAAGATTCGTTTGTGCTGCGATGAGCTGAACATGATGGTGCCGTTCTgtggctcagaaacagacaaaGCCACCACGCTGCAGTGGACCACGGCCTTCTTGAGATACATCAATAAGATGTATGGCGACACCTTCAAAGAG GAGTTTGAGAAGGTCTTCACTTGTGAGACAGGAGTCCTTCTTAAATCCATATCTCCTTCAGGTCAGGACCCAATCCAGCAGGACATGGAGAAGACACTTTCCGTTGCAGCAGAGCAATGA
- the LOC110948299 gene encoding uncharacterized protein LOC110948299 isoform X3, giving the protein MYIFFMPCAKSFLLYFSFLTVLKQTAGAVIHPQKQKWMKTVKADCFKVSTSYAGSDFEPVTNICGQVIAHMVEPNKHQGVIIPKTLVLNFQPDRVVATAQYTSSSNPAEEQKMTKTEKDNATLAAFRSLCSTQSFQPKAARAATCSSGDPRGGARKRTFPRLSPGERRGRHNIKERERRKKIRLCCDELNMMVPFCGSETDKATTLQWTTAFLRYINKMYGDTFKEEFEKVFTCETGVLLKSISPSGQDPIQQDMEKTLSVAAEQ; this is encoded by the exons ATGTACATATTTTTCATGCCATGTGCAAAAtcttttctgttgtattttagttttttgacaGTACTTAAGCAGACAGCAGGGGCAGTCATACATCCCCAAAAGCAGAAGTGGATGAAAACCGTCAAAGCAGATTGTTTTAAGGTTTCTACCTCATATGCAGGCAGTGATTTTGAGCCTGTCACCAACATATGTGGGCAG GTAATTGCCCACATGGTGGAACCTAATAAACATCAGGGTGTAATCATTCCAAAGACACTTGTGTTGAATTTTCAGCCAGACAGGGTTGTTGCAACAGCTCAGTATACCAGCAGCAGCAACCCAGCAGAAGAGCAGAAGATGACGAAGACTGAAA AGGATAATGCGACACTTGCTGCTTTTAGGAGTCTTTGTAGCACACAAAGCTTTCAACCAAAGGCTGCTAGAGCTGCCACATGCTCATCTGGAGATCCACGGGGCGGCGCCAGGAAAAGAACTTTCCCTCGTCTGTCCCCCGGTGAGCGCCGAGGGAGACACAACATTAAGGAGAGGGAACGCAG GAAGAAGATTCGTTTGTGCTGCGATGAGCTGAACATGATGGTGCCGTTCTgtggctcagaaacagacaaaGCCACCACGCTGCAGTGGACCACGGCCTTCTTGAGATACATCAATAAGATGTATGGCGACACCTTCAAAGAG GAGTTTGAGAAGGTCTTCACTTGTGAGACAGGAGTCCTTCTTAAATCCATATCTCCTTCAGGTCAGGACCCAATCCAGCAGGACATGGAGAAGACACTTTCCGTTGCAGCAGAGCAATGA
- the LOC110948299 gene encoding uncharacterized protein LOC110948299 isoform X2 encodes MSFSTASKTIHVPSSSREQTCDSVGLILSQGGCLTYDQGQMLGSELGLMEMSEVEYSHLQHLIQADMEAQARRPHCPDARSYPAAVVVKDVPESAVICPFTATQAIDLSTSSDDHCLVMPGQRTPASYGDVPGFVLAKIRGEESTSEVLANSSKTSQKRSGSAARVCLEKRFNTVSADTPRQQDIQSAVLSNFLTVLKQTAGAVIHPQKQKWMKTVKADCFKVSTSYAGSDFEPVTNICGQVIAHMVEPNKHQGVIIPKTLVLNFQPDRVVATAQYTSSSNPAEEQKMTKTESNN; translated from the exons ATGTCCTTTTCTACAGCTTCTAAAACCATCCATGTGCCATCCTCATCCAGAGAGCAGACCTGTGACTCTGTTGGGCTGATTTTGAGCCAAGGTGGGTGTTTGACCTACGATCAGGGGCAGATGTTGGGTTCAGAGCTTGGTCTGATGGAGATGTCAGAGGTTGAATATTCACACCTTCAGCACCTCATCCAAGCAGACATGGAGGCCCAGGCCAGGCGTCCACATTGTCCAGACGCCAGATCCTACCCAGCTGCTGTCGTGGTTAAAGACGTCCCTGAATCCGCAGTGATTTGTCCATTCACTGCCACTCAAGCTATTGACCTGTCTACTTCCAGTGATGACCACTGTCTGGTGATGCCAGGACAAAGGACACCAGCCTCTTATGGAGATGTCCCTGGTTTTGTGCTCGCCAAAATCAGAGGTGAAGAAAGCACGAGTGAAGTACTTGCCAACAGCAGTAAAACTTCACAGAAGAGAAGTGGATCAGCTGCCAGAGTTTGCTTGGAGAAAAGATTTAACACAGTGTCTGCTGACACCCCAAGGCAGCAAGATATTCAGTCTGCAGTTCTTAGCAA ttttttgacaGTACTTAAGCAGACAGCAGGGGCAGTCATACATCCCCAAAAGCAGAAGTGGATGAAAACCGTCAAAGCAGATTGTTTTAAGGTTTCTACCTCATATGCAGGCAGTGATTTTGAGCCTGTCACCAACATATGTGGGCAG GTAATTGCCCACATGGTGGAACCTAATAAACATCAGGGTGTAATCATTCCAAAGACACTTGTGTTGAATTTTCAGCCAGACAGGGTTGTTGCAACAGCTCAGTATACCAGCAGCAGCAACCCAGCAGAAGAGCAGAAGATGACGAAGACTGAAAGTAACAATTAA